The Prionailurus bengalensis isolate Pbe53 chromosome D3, Fcat_Pben_1.1_paternal_pri, whole genome shotgun sequence DNA window CTGGAGTGGGGACTATTTTACCTCAGCCTGACAGTCATAAGTGCATACCTCACTTTCCAGATGGTGTCTGGATTGCTTTCTGTTACCTTCATTTGTGCTTTCTAGtcacccttttaaaaaatatttttcggagcacctgggtggcggccagtcggttaagcggccgactttggctcaggtcatgatttcgcggtctgtgaattcgagccccgcgtcgggctctgtgctgacagctcagagcctggaacctgtttcagattctgtgtctccctctctctcaccctcgcccgttcatgctctctctctgtctcaaaaataaatgttaaaaaaaataaaaaatatttttcatttctttctcctgattTGGAAGTTAGATGTGTCACTTAAGTAGATTTATTTAAAGTCTGTAGTTACTagttgtctctctccctcccagacAGATCCTTCCAGTCCTGGCCCCCCAGCTCTACCATCTCACATTAGTATAGTTAGGCATTtaaatttcactcatttttataCCAAACTAGATGTAAAAATTTACTTGGTCAGTGTTTATGGGTATTTACCCATGTTCCTCAGTGTCTTTGCTCCCTTTCCTGCTCGTGTCCTTTCTTCCAGTTCAGAGTCCCTGCTCCTTGAGCTGGTGTCACACTGGTGTGGGCTCTggtgtccagtttccccagccaCTCACTCCCCCAGCAGCCTCTCCCTGCAGGCTTTGGCAGTGTCTGCCCGACAGGAGGTGGCAGTAGCCGGGTCTGGAGGCATAGCCTCTCCTGCTCTTTCCCAGGCAGCTGTGCCCTGGGCCTCTTCCTGGGGAGCCAGGGGTCCTGGTCCCCTGGACGGGCAGGGCATGAAGGCCACACACGCGAGTGAGCTCCAGCTTCCCAGAATAGCTCTTGAGGGACGAGGACGCCTGGTTTGTGCCCAGAAGCCATGACCCAAGTCAGGCTGGGTGGGGGAGCTTGCACGCTCGTCCTGATGCCCTCTCTTCCTTGCCCAGCTTTATCACCTTCCGCTCCTGCGCATACCTTGACAAGAAGCACACTATCTTCGGGCGGTAAGAGAAGCTGCTGCTGAGGTCTGGGGTGCGGGTGGGCTTCTTCCCCAGTGGGACCCTCTCACTGCCTTTCCCCCTCGCCTGGCTCCATGCTCATTTGCCCTCATCACCATCACTGCCACGGTCATGGCCATGCAGACCTGCTGGCTGAGAGGAGCTCTAGCCCCCTCTGGCCGGCTGCCCTCCCTGAACTCACCCCCCTCAGGCTCTCCTCTGGATGGTTCCAGTTCTCAAGTCTGGTCCATGTTTGTTCTCTGTCCTCTTGTTTTGTGAAGGCCCGGATGGTATTTCCAGTTTCCTGGCTTCATGGTCTGTCACAACCCTCAGCTCAGCTGTCTGTAGCGCCAAAGGCACTAGCATAGAAGCAATGGGTGTGGCTACGTCCCAATAAAACTTTGAACAAGCCAGGTGGCCCACTGGCCCTGCTCTTacctctcccctcagcccctcctccttgGGCCATGGCCCTCACCCCTATGGGACCTTCTCAGGCCcatcctctgcccttcttcctggCATGCCACAGGGACTTGGCTTTTGGGGGTTCACTGCCTGCAGCACAGAGTACCCCTGTCCCCCTGCCGCAGGGTTGTTGGGGGCTTTGACACACTGACAGCCATGGAGAACGTGGAGAGTGACCCCAAAACTGACCGCCCTAAGGTATGTACTCAGGGAGAGTAGAGGGACCGCTGCTCAGGCCTGGCATCAGGCAGGTGGCTTAGGAGGGGCCTGCTGCCTTCTGCCGGCCCCTCATTTGCCTCCCTCTGCTGCTAGGAGGAGATCCGCATTGACTCCACCACGGTGTTTGTGGACCCCTACGAGGAGGCTGACGCTCAGGTGAGGGGGCCTCAGCCACCAGGTGGGCAGGGCTTCTGGGGAACTTGCCCAGCCTGAGGAGCTCCGGGCCAGCTGTTGTCCTGTTCCCTCACAGATTGCTGAGGAGCGGAAGAAGACGCAGCTCGAGGAGGTGGCCCCAGAAAGCACAGTGAAAACAAGCCAGCCCAAGCCGGGGAGCCAGGGCCCCCAGACGTACCGCCAGGGGGTGGGCAAGTACATCAACCCGGCAGCCACGTGAGTGGACCGAGGGCTGTTGTCCCGTTTTGCATGGTGCTCTCCAAGCTTACCAGTGCCCACGGGTCAGAACCCACCAGTGGTGAGGACAAGCAGGGGCCATGGGGGCCACTGCGCAGGCTGGGGATTGAGGACTTGGGGCTGGGGGTACGTGGCTGTGTGACATCACGCTGAGGGGAGCCGTGGGAGGGTGTGGGCCCCCAGCTCCAGGAATTGGTACACAGCAGCTAGAgtggttcttctctttctaggAAACGTGTAGCAGAGGAAGAGCCCTCAACCAGTGCAGTTGTCCCTGTAGCCAAGAAAAAACCCAGCCGAGGTTTTGGGGACTTCAGCTCATGGTAGCAGCAGGTCTGTCACTCTGGATCCCCGTAGGGACTCAGGGCTGGGGACCTGTATCCACACCACAGAGTTTTCTGTCCTCCTGACTACAGCTCACTAGAGCTCTTGCTTGTTCCCCTTTCCTGGCCCCTGGGCCTTCCCAACCTTCACTTGGTACAGTGGCCTGGCCCTGTTTCCAGGCCTGAGCCTACCTAGAACCCTCGACCTGGACCACCAGGTGTGGGCTGTGGCCCTTAGACCAGCCTGCAGCACGGGTCTGGGACAGGGAGGAAGGCTGTGTCCTGACTCtggccttcctcccttccccaccccacttcGGTCATTTTGTCTGAGACTGTTTACTCAGTGTATCACCTGGGACCTGGTTAGAAACAGAGTCTCAGACTTCGGATCTTCTGATCGGGAGACTCTGGGGGCAGGGTTCAGCATCCAAACCTTGGGGGGGCCCCTGCTGCCGGTGGCTTGAGGTTGCTAGACTAGAGCCTTGACATCAGTTTCTAAAACCTCTTCTGCTGCCTTATACCTGGGCTTACTGAGGCCCACCCAACAAGGACCATGGGTGGTCACAGCTATGTTCCCCCGAGGGCCACACCCAGGACTGCCCACCTCTCCGGCTCAGGACAGGACCAGGACCACACATGGGAGAAGCCAGCCAGCGCCTGCTGTTACCAATGGATGTGCCAAAGGCCGCAGAGAGCTGGTGTGCCCCctggccccctgcctccccacatGCTCACTTGACCCCCAGCCCTAGCACCAGAGCTTCTAGGCCAGCCTCACCAGCGTTTCCAGACTTAAAAATCTCTTAACtctatttttctataaatgtcttttaaaaaacatgcttGCTTGCCTGcccaccctttttttttcattccatagcCTATGCCAGCCTGGTTTCCATGCTTCTGACCTTGACACGGCTACCTCGGCCTTCCCAAAGTGCCTCTGCAGAAGGGTGGGGACAGCTGCCGCCTCCCACTGTCTGTCTCCTTTGGCCCCAAGGCTGTCCACTCCTCACACCCACTCCTAAGGCCTATGGTCTAAAGGTCAGCACAGGCCACCACTCTTTCCAGCTTGTCCTTGGTTCTTCCCCTCACCCAAACTTCAAATTCCAGAACATGCTGGGGggctcttctttttccatctctgatGCTGAACCCCAGGTCTAAGCCCCTTATCTCTCACCTGCATCTGTTCAAGCCTCTTGTGCATATCCACACAAGTCATATCTGTGTCACCCGCCTACAGCTCATCAGCCTGTGGTCATCCTGCTTCAGGCCTGCCACCAGCTTTCCTCTGTGCTGAGAACAAGGCTGAGCCCCACAGGCACCCTGTGCCTCTGCAATCCCTTGCCTGTGACCATAGCTGGAACCAGGGACCTGGGCTCTAGGGAGTGACCTCTCAGCCTCTGCCTTTGGCCCTCATCCTTCTTCATGACCTCCTCACCACTACCCTCCCAGTTAGTGAAGGGCTTACACTCCAGTGTTTGTGCCTGAAATGTATCCCAAGAGTCTGGTTCACCCAGGAGGAGAGGGCTGGATGCAGTGACAGCCATGTCACTAGTCGCTCGTGGACTCCGGGTACGTGGGGGTGAAGAGGGAGTCCCAGAGGGCTCCTAACCCCCCAGCGTTCAGGAGGGGTGAGCTCAAGTTAGGCGTTCTCGGGCTACGTGCACAAGCCCAACTGGTAGGAGCCCGGTGACACAGAGCTCTAGGAGACAGTGGGCCGCATGGCCCCACATGGGACCGGAGCCGCAGCAGGGAAAGCTCTGTTGCCTTATGCCTGGACTCACTGAGGCCCACCCAGCAAGGACCATGGGTAGTCACAGCCACATTCCCCTGTGGCCCACACCCAGGACTACCTGCCTCTCCACCTCAAGGAACAGGAGGACAGGAGGAACATGGGAGAAGCCATGGACAATGAGAACTGTGGGAATCCAGGGCCCCCAGTGCCCACAACAGGAGGTGCTACTGGGAAGGACACATCTGACATTGGAAGCTTTATTTTTGAACCTCACACggacagagaggacagagggcTGGACACAGAGGCTGAAGGAGGCTTGTGCACGTGAGCTTGACAGTCCTGCTCCAAGGGGCAAACCTTCGGGCTGTTGTCCATTGGTCCGTCCCTCCAGCTGCACCCAGTGACCACATGCACCTGGCCCAAGGCATGGCCAGGCCACTCTGGGCTGCAGATCCACCCAAGAGCCTTTGACAAATGAGGGTTTACATTTCTGTAGGTCATTTTGGAACTTAGTTTTCTAGGTATTAAAACCACTTGGATTTTTTAAGTACCTGGTGAAGTCATCAGGTAAATTAAAGGACTTTTGAAAAAAGATTCCCATTTCTGATTTCGCGTAATATCTGACAGATGCCATCAAGAATAAGTGTTAAGgtataaaaatactatatatatgtatatataaaacagcaacaaaactaAACCACACTTTTAGAGTAGATGTGCTGTGCCAGAGAACACCACATAGTTTAAATGCATTTATGATCCTGGCATCACTTCCcaaacttcaaggaaaaaaatattttaaataatttaaataaaagtcacaGGATGATATTTACTGTTTAGGAATTTAAAAGGGTGGAACATTCCAACACTTTACCAGCACATCTGGTTGTGGTCTCGTGTGTGAATGTCCTTCCCTGAAGCCAGCTCACGGTCTGTTCTTTTGGTTTCAAGAGGAGCTTGGGTTTTTCAGAAGACCAACAAAAAAAGTGGTAAGGGTTTTTGTTGGTATCAAttaccaacaaaataaaacaaggccTCCTAAGACCACTAGTAAAAATGTTTCAATGCCATCACAAAAGACAATACAAAAACCAAAGTGCTCAAATCGAAGGAGCAGTAAACTTGCCCAGAACATATAAAAGCTTTAAATAGAAGTTCAGTATATACAAAAATTGGTCAGAAGAATTTGAGAAGATTCTTCAGTTTACGTGGAGATCTTGCGGAGAAATGCTCGGGAGCCCTGCCCTCAGCACCCCCAGGACCCCCATTTCCCTCATCCTCTTGGAGCCTCAGACACAGCACTGAGGCTCATGGAGGCACCAAGGCAAGAAGGGAGGTGTCAGTTTAGGTGAAGTTTTCAAAGAGGAGTACTCCTCAACGAAGGCGTCTTTCTGTCCTTTCAAAGTTGCCACTAAGGACCAAAGCTGCAGGTGACCATGCTTCACATGCCAGCTCAAGTGCGGCGTCTTCAGGTTTCTGACCGTGGCAATGAGTGTGCCATGCGTGCAGGACTGTGCCCTGGGAGCCTGAAGGCTGTATAGCTGCACATGAACTCAAACACGGGGCTGCTCTGGGACAACCTacatctggggggggggtgtggggggggcacGCCAGCTCAGGAAGCAGCAGCCTGCTGGAGCACCTATACACGCAGAGGCCTACGTGGCTGTACAGAGATCTGCCTCCGATACTTGGAGACATGCGTATACACTAGCTCGCACTCCAGTGCCCTCACCCACAGCAAGGCAGCGCCATTTCCCCACGTTCCAAGGCTTAACCCGAGAGATGGTGCCAAAAGGGAAACTAGGTAAGCAGCTGTGCCAAAACCACCCAGGGGGGCCATGGGCTCTGGGGCTCAGGAGGgctggaaggaggaaagggaccTCCCACTGGACTGGAAGCTGTTCTCAGCCTTCCCAGCCAGCTCACATTTGCCACGGGGCTGACCTTGTCTTTCAGACATTGGCCCGGCAGAGAAACCTCTGGGCACgctgcccttctctctccctgcctccctgggccctctcttcctgcccccacccccagcaatgGGGGCTCAGGGGTCTCCAGCTACACTGGAGGCTCCACCAGACACCTGGAGCAGCTGGCCAGGCCTAGCAGCTGGAGTCAGGCTCAAACACTGAAAAACAGAACTTATTTGGGAATGATTTTTGACCTCCATGCTCTGAACATTGGCCAAAATTCTGCACAGTGCCCTCTCCCTGCAGAGGCACAGGTGGATGGTTGAGACACAGGACTTAGAAGACTGCCCAGATCCCTTCTGTATCAGTTCAAGGGACAGAACCAGTGGGGCACAGGAGACCCATATTCATTTACAAAGTTTAAATAGGTCTTAGAACTTTAACctttcctgaaaaaaatgttaaaacaatctCCCAAATCTCAAGTTTGGAAGTTTATCCTGCTCGTTCTGGCCTCTTTCATATGCAaaagtaattctttttcttcaagtACATCAGAGTAGAAAAGGAAATCCGATTTTACTCGGTCCAGTGTGTTAAACTCTAACTCTGTGGACCACCCACCCTCAGCAACTGATGCAGAAGCCCCACCGCCAGGGCCCTGCCGGACTGCAGCCTAAATAGCGTGCCCCTGCAGACCCCTGGAATAGTCTTTGCTAATGCTTGCTTTCTAGATAGGGAAGCTGTTGGCTTAAATAAACAAGATGTTCCATTAGGCATATTTCTCTATTTATAGCTTATCTAAAATGTAATCAGTGGTGTCTTCTGTTTTTGAgcaaagcttaaaaaagaaaaaggtcccTTGGCATACAGATTCATTGGCTGCTTCTGGAAGATTCTTAAATGAGCACTATGCCTTAACAGTTCATCTGCAAGAGGAACAGTCCATTTGTAGTTTCACGAATTAGGGGGAAAAAGTGGGCTATAGTACCCTCATTCCAAAAGAGAGGAATGAACTTACTCTCTAAAAAGACCCTAACCCTGTAGTCTGCAGAAATTCAGTTTGGTTTTCTATCAAATGTGAAAGAGCACAACCAAACTCTATTGTAAAGGCATAGGTTAAAAGAAGGTATTAACTAGACGGGTAAGTCATCAGTTGGTTAATTCTTTCTCTGGAACTTGAGAAGAAAAGGTCATTGAAACATTTCGGAAACAGCCACGTACATGAACAGGACAGAGGCTGAGGGGACACCTTACCACCAGAACAGCTGGGAGAGGCCAGCCTACAAGGTTCAAAGTTCAAGAAATACTGTCATCCAGGATGCTCCTAGGTTTCCGTTACATTTACAGTTTCTTTCACAAAATAGGATTCAGAAGAGAACAAAGTTTTCACTTTACTCCCAACCATTGTCTTTGATCATGTGGGCAAGCTCAATAATAAATTTTCCTTCCTTATATTTCTGACTGCTCTCAAAGGCATgttccttgaaaaagaaaaaaaaagtagaaagaaggtCTCAGGGCAGAATCGATTTCATTTGGCTTCACTGCACGCTTGGTAAAGAAAATAAGTGGATGGTATTAAATCTCCCCAGGTGATCTGTGTGCAGTACTGaccagggctggggcgggggggcagggtcTGTCTCGGTGACAAGCACACCTAGACCAGGACAGGCCACTCCTACTCATTGTGAAGTTGCCGATAAACTCACAGGGAAAGGCTAATTCAAATTTGCTACCGAGCCTCTACCATGTGCGAGGCAGTCTGGGAGGCCGAGGAGCCAGAGCCTCCTTGCAGGGACTTCGGGTAAGGGGCAAGTGAAGGCAACTATGCCAAGTGCCCTGGAGGTCATTCGAGACATCGGAAGAAGAGAAGGCCCTTGGGTGGGCAGTGAGAGTGGAGCGGAACGGGCTGGGGGTGTGTGCAGGCCTCACCAAGCCCATCTCCATGTGTGATTGGGGAATGCAGAGAACAGGAACAATTGGGAAttacagaaagagggagagcagcTGGCCCTGACCAAGATGACCAGAATCGCTGCAGAAGAGCTCGTCATGAAGGCAGGTGCCAGCCACACCCAGACACGCCTCTCAGATGCCAGAGCCCAGGGTGGACGTGCACTCAATGGCCAGGGGGCACCAGGTGTGCGGGCCAGAGAGACAAATCTGGGAGTTgaaaggaggggtggggaaaacGGGAGCAGGGAGTGTGGCGGGAGCAGAAGCTGCCCACAGGCCAAACCTCTGATGGGCAGGGGGAGGCCAGGCCTCAGTGGGCGCGGCGGAAACTTCTGAGCACCACAGACGGTTCTGCTTGACATCACTACTGCTAAGTAATGTCAGCAGCCACCGCAGGCCTGGCCAGTCGGCGAGCATCCCCCAGACAGGTGGGACCCTCCCCTCATTCCAGGGGCCCCTCAGGGGCCTAGGTCTGCAGGGTGGGACTGTGAGGCATGGCTGTCACCCCTGCCCTGGGAGCGCAGGTGTGGGCAGGTGTGCCTATGTGATTACGTCTATCTTTAGTTGGctcagaatttctattttaaaacatggattGACACTGCCAGGGGGAGGGCTTACTCCTTCGCGAATTTTGTGTCTATTAGTAATGTGTTTTATCTGGTAATCTGTGCAGTGTCCAAGAGGTTGGAATAGACAGTTACTTACATATTTCCACCCGAGCGTGGTTTTGCAGTTTTCACAGTAGATGTCTGCGACCGCGTGCAGGCCAGTAAGAAGGACCCTCTCCTCAGCGGGGCCACAGCCCACGTTCACCCtacaggggaggaggcaggaaattGCTGGAGACCAGAGCATTTCCCCTGGCTCCTGCCTCAGGTAGTTATTTCTCCAGCTAGCTGGTTACCAAAGGCACCAGTGTTTCTTCTTAATGCCCCACCTTCCCGccccctgcccaccaccaccTTGTATGAGAAGGAACAACTGTTCATTTCCCCAGGAGAATTCCAAGATGGGCCAGGTTCCTAGGGAGGTGACAGTTCTGTGGTGCATACCGCAGTAAAATTCAAACCCACCACAAATGGGGCACAGACCACACCACATGTGGGAGCTAGTTCCTCAGGTAAGAGCACACTCTTCCCTGAAACTCTGACTGGAGGGTACAATTCTTTAAGATCACTTAAAAACACTTGAcctggggtgcttgagtggctcagttggttaagcgtccaactttcggttttggctcaggtcatgatcccaaggttgtgggatcaagccccatgacacTCAGCCCCGTGCTGAGTGtagggcctgcttaagattctctcttctctacctctccctggCTCGTACGCaccctctcgctctcaaaataaaaaaaaaaaaataaaaaggggagcctgggtggctcagttggttaagcatccgacttcggctcaggtcatgatctcccagttcttgagttcaagccctgcgttaggctctgtgccgacagctcagagcctggagcctgcctcagattctgtgtttccctctctttccacccctccctcacttgcactctctttcaaaattaacattaaaaaaatttttttaatgaaaataaaaataatttttaaaaaaccctctgGTCATTCTAGCCTTTGAGTAATTGTTTGCACGGATGTACAGAAGCAATAAATGTAACGTGACCATGAACACAGCAGGTCTACAGGCCAACGGCAGTGGTACTCACACAGAATTGAAGAGGTAGGCTCGTCCCTGACTTCCCTGAAAAGActgcaaagaagaaaaagctgtCACATATCTGTTGTGGTAAGATGAAAAGGGATGGTGAGTTTTGCATTTTGGAATAAAGGTGGAGACACTTTTTCAGGTCATGGCCTCAACGTGAGTGGAGGGCCAAGCTGAGGAACGGCTACCACAGGCCTCTGGGGCTCTGGACCCCACACAGGACCCGGGAGTCACAGTGCTCCCAGACCCTGGACAGACATTTCACCGGAGCAAGACCTGTGTGGTAAGCCACTGTGACTTGGGGGCTTTTTGTTACTGTGGTATAACCTAGCTTGAGGCTACCAGTGTTTTGACTGAGTTACATagcttttaggggtgcctgggtggctgagtccgttgggcaactgactcttggttttgacacaggtcatgatctcacagtttgtgagtttgagctctgcatggggGACGGGGAGAGGGGGTGGTGCTGTGCGTTGATAGCACgaagcctatttgggattctctctctccctttctctgtccctcccctacttgctcacatgtgtgttctctctcccaaaataaataaacttaaaaaaaaaaaaaaagaaagaaagaaatatacagCTTTCAGATTAAGAAGAGTTTTCAAGTGGTTTTCTAGAATAAGGAATATTACATCATGGCCAATTTAACAAATAATCATCTCATGGGCTTTCCTGCACATCCTTACCAGCCTTCAATTCGGTAGACCAATTTTCCTAATTCTCTCACCTACTCTGCAAATCCTTACTTGTTTAAACAGGGTTTGGATCAGTGATATGGTCAGATCTGAGGTTCGGGTTTAGATAGAAGTCAGACTAGAGTGCGGGCCTACAAACTTCCGTAAACGAGGCCAgctgataaatattttaggctttgggggCCACGCAgcctctgttgcaactactctgGCATGATACATAAATAGACGAACGTGGCTGTGATCCAATAATACTTCACAGAAAACAGGTGGTGTGCCAGATGTGAGCCACAGATAAAATCAGAGCCTTCTAACAACTAGACCTGCCTGTACCAGGAATAGCTCCCCTGGACCAAGGCATTGCTTACTAGTGACAAAGATGGCCCCAGAGGCTCGTGAACACCTGTCAAGACAATAATTCTGTCCTCATATGAACTGGATTCTGCTCTACATGGTAACTTACGGACTAACAATGTATGGAAGGAAAAGCAGCAGTTTCCTGTATCACCAGCTGAAATGCAAGGTCTGATGCCTCTGGGCAGACTGTGTGCTTGGTGCATTTAGGTTCTCAGCATGACTTTCATCCTGAGATACTCAGTTAAGGTCACGGCTGTTTCCACCTAGCAGGTCTCTACTttcaatgtaatttaaaaaacagtctTTCGGGCTCGTTGAAAGAAGCATCCCAAATTCCTTTTGGCCCACCCCATGATGGAGCCTCCAGCATGCTTCAGAACCAACACCGTGATGATGCCAACAAACACCTATGCCTTCTGAGATGGCATGGCTCAGGGAGGTCACCAAGCCACACAGCCCCATCTGACGGTCACAGAGTGGCTCTGCCTTCCACAAACTCAGACACTGTGACACACACGGAGCCTGCCTTGGAAGGCACCCAAGAAAGCAGGAACCGAGGCCCTCGCATTTCTGACTTGAATCTTCTGAATGGACAAAGGAGCCACAGCAGCAAGAGCACAAGAACTCTCTGCCTCGTTTCACGGTGTTTATTTTAGACGATAAACAGAAATGAGACAACCATTCATTATCACCTAGCTAAAACACAAGTAGGCAAGCGATCTTCCTACTGACTAAAGTGCGAAGCTTAAGCAGGGAGTCCTGAAAGGCCCAACTTCCTgactttgtttttgaaggagCATGAGGTTCACGTAGCCCAAGAAGGCAAACCTGTGAggatggggggaggtggtggtgaccCGCAAGGATGGGCAGGAGAGAACGGTCACAACTTCCCACCTACTACATTTGAATCGTTTTACGTGTTCACAAGTGGTTGATTATAGACCTCAGATGCTGCTAAAAAAGGGTCCAAACTTAATAATAAGGAATTGGGCTGTTCTTTTCTCATCTACCAGGCTGCTCCTGGTCCTACACAGAGTGCCCAGGGCAGCTGCTGTGGCCCTGTTCAGAGTGTCCGTCCTGACGATTTTTCTAAAAGATCCTCTCTtcagggcgcccaggtggctcagttggttaaacgtccaactcttgatttcggcttaggtcatgatctcacagttttgcgCAATCTGTGCTTATAGCACGATAACACTTACAGCATGATCTGCACTTAcatcacagaacctgcttggcattctcgctctcaaaataaataaaacataaaaaaaaaaaatcttctttcccCCATTCCTCTATGATAGGCTGTTTTCTCCTTAAGcattctgagtttttaaaatttcttaattccCTTATTATTAAACTCTTCCCACAGATTTGCTAgacttcc harbors:
- the YPEL1 gene encoding protein yippee-like 1 isoform X1 encodes the protein MVKMTKSKTFQAYLPNCHRTYSCVHCRAHLANHDELISKSFQGSQGRAYLFNSVVNVGCGPAEERVLLTGLHAVADIYCENCKTTLGWKYALGWICSPEWPGHALGQVHVVTGCSWRDGPMDNSPKVCPLEQDCQAHVHKPPSASVSSPLSSLSV
- the YPEL1 gene encoding protein yippee-like 1 isoform X2, with amino-acid sequence MVKMTKSKTFQAYLPNCHRTYSCVHCRAHLANHDELISKSFQGSQGRAYLFNSVVNVGCGPAEERVLLTGLHAVADIYCENCKTTLGWKYEHAFESSQKYKEGKFIIELAHMIKDNGWE